The Orcinus orca chromosome 4, mOrcOrc1.1, whole genome shotgun sequence genome includes a region encoding these proteins:
- the PPBP gene encoding platelet basic protein, giving the protein MSLRGSTTSSCTRAIPLPVLQVLLPMSLLLTTLVPSTTGEPKSMDRRLYIELRCSCVKTTSGIHPSNIQGLEVIRAGPHCTKVEVIAMLKNGKKICLDPEAPRIKKIVQKILEDGGSAA; this is encoded by the exons ATGAGCCTCAGGGGCAGCACCACCTCCTCCTGTACCAGGGCCATCCCACTTCCTGTCCTGCAGGTGTTGCTGCCGATGTCACTGCTCCTGACCACGCTGGTTCCCTCCACCACTGGAGAAC CTAAAAGTATGGATAGAAGGCTGTACATTGAACTTCGCTGCTCATGTGTGAAGACCACTTCTGGCATTCATCCCAGTAACATCCAAGGTTTGGAAGTGATCAGGGCAGGACCCCACTGCACCAAAGTCGAAGTAAT AGCAATGTTgaagaatgggaagaaaatctGTCTGGACCCAGAAGCTCCCAGAATCAAGAAAATAGTccagaaaatattggaagatgGTGGGTCAGCTGCTtaa